The Nitrospirota bacterium genome includes a region encoding these proteins:
- a CDS encoding hydrogenase iron-sulfur subunit, with amino-acid sequence MEKKIGVYICKGCGIGESVNIEKLKARTSGKGRVPAEAVKEHQVLCSTEGLELIKNDIKEGTNTIIIGACSPRVKYEEFDFPGTITERVNLREFVAWTAEPMSTDAQSLADDYMVMGAIKAQKGDLPEPSILQDLSKTILVIGGGSAGLSAAIEAANAGYQVVLVEKEAELGGWAAKLYKETPRQQPFDKLEEPKIFDRMKEVESHANIKVYKSSIIEKTDGQPGLLDVTIRTNGTSETMRVGAVIMAAGWKPYDASKLTHLGYGNPNVITNIQMEEMAKKGKITRPSDGKEAKKVAFIQCAGSRDANHLPYCSSFCCAASLKQAKYVREKNDDAIAMIFYKDIRTPGQTEIFYKNMQNDPGVLLTKAEVTGISDAENGNLYVEADNTLLGEKIKVEADLVVLATGVVPATRAPQEYLDGLTEAQKKGDIAKNAYIETTPKPDFILNLTYRQGPEIPSLEGAYGFADSGFICFQYETRRTGIYAAGCVRQPMTMADAAEDAAGAALKAIQCVEHVAKGMAVHPRAWDVTFPDPLMIKCTSCKRCTEECPFGAIDEDEKGTPFFRLNRCRRCGTCMGACPERIVSFKDFSVDIVGSMIKSIEVDEDEFRIIVLACENDAYPALDSAAIKRIKLNPKVRIIPVRCLGSTNLVWVTDAFSKGIDGLMLLGCKYGENYQCHFVKGSELANYRFSKVKETLDKLQLESDRCQLVQVSISEYDKLPEMINTFVERVEEIGPNPFKEL; translated from the coding sequence ATGGAGAAAAAAATCGGCGTTTATATCTGTAAAGGCTGTGGCATCGGAGAATCCGTAAACATAGAAAAGCTGAAGGCCAGGACCTCTGGAAAGGGCAGGGTGCCGGCAGAGGCCGTAAAAGAGCATCAGGTCTTATGCAGTACCGAGGGGCTGGAGCTTATCAAAAATGATATAAAAGAAGGGACCAATACAATTATCATCGGCGCATGCTCCCCACGCGTAAAATATGAAGAGTTTGATTTCCCCGGTACAATAACAGAAAGGGTCAATCTGAGGGAGTTTGTTGCCTGGACTGCCGAACCTATGAGTACGGATGCGCAGAGTCTTGCAGATGATTATATGGTAATGGGCGCAATCAAGGCGCAGAAGGGCGATCTACCTGAGCCCAGCATACTTCAGGATTTGAGCAAGACGATCCTTGTCATCGGCGGCGGCAGTGCGGGACTCTCTGCGGCGATTGAGGCTGCCAATGCAGGTTATCAGGTTGTGCTTGTTGAAAAAGAGGCGGAGCTTGGCGGATGGGCTGCAAAACTTTATAAAGAAACGCCGAGACAGCAGCCGTTTGATAAACTTGAAGAGCCTAAGATTTTTGATAGGATGAAAGAAGTGGAGTCGCACGCCAATATTAAAGTATATAAATCATCAATTATAGAAAAGACAGATGGACAGCCTGGCCTCCTGGATGTAACTATAAGAACCAACGGAACAAGCGAGACAATGAGGGTCGGCGCTGTCATCATGGCTGCGGGATGGAAACCCTATGACGCCTCAAAACTTACTCATCTCGGATACGGCAATCCTAATGTAATTACAAATATTCAGATGGAAGAAATGGCAAAGAAGGGAAAGATAACCCGTCCGTCTGACGGCAAAGAGGCAAAGAAGGTGGCATTTATTCAGTGCGCAGGTTCAAGGGACGCAAACCACCTTCCGTACTGCTCATCATTCTGCTGTGCAGCATCGCTTAAGCAGGCAAAATATGTGAGGGAGAAGAATGACGATGCAATTGCAATGATTTTTTATAAAGATATTAGGACACCGGGGCAGACAGAAATATTTTATAAAAATATGCAGAACGACCCGGGCGTCTTATTGACAAAGGCGGAAGTAACGGGCATAAGCGACGCCGAAAACGGCAACCTTTATGTTGAGGCAGACAATACCCTCCTCGGAGAAAAGATAAAGGTTGAGGCAGACCTTGTGGTTCTTGCAACAGGCGTTGTGCCTGCCACACGCGCCCCTCAGGAATATCTTGACGGACTTACCGAGGCGCAAAAGAAAGGCGATATTGCAAAGAATGCTTATATTGAAACAACGCCCAAGCCCGATTTCATCTTAAATCTCACTTACAGGCAGGGTCCTGAAATCCCGTCGCTTGAAGGCGCATACGGGTTTGCGGATTCCGGTTTTATTTGTTTCCAGTATGAAACGAGAAGGACAGGCATTTATGCGGCAGGGTGCGTAAGACAGCCTATGACTATGGCTGACGCCGCAGAGGATGCGGCAGGCGCGGCATTAAAGGCAATACAGTGCGTTGAGCATGTTGCAAAGGGCATGGCAGTTCATCCGAGGGCATGGGATGTGACATTCCCTGACCCTCTTATGATAAAATGCACGTCATGTAAGAGATGCACTGAGGAGTGTCCTTTCGGCGCAATAGATGAAGATGAAAAAGGCACTCCATTTTTCAGACTCAACCGCTGTCGGCGCTGCGGAACCTGTATGGGAGCATGCCCTGAAAGGATTGTATCGTTCAAGGATTTCAGCGTTGATATAGTCGGTTCAATGATAAAGTCCATAGAAGTGGATGAGGATGAGTTCAGGATTATTGTACTGGCTTGCGAAAATGACGCCTATCCTGCATTAGACAGCGCGGCAATAAAACGCATTAAATTAAATCCGAAGGTAAGGATTATCCCTGTCAGATGCCTCGGTTCAACCAATCTGGTGTGGGTTACCGATGCATTTTCAAAAGGAATTGACGGACTGATGCTTTTAGGCTGTAAGTACGGCGAAAATTATCAGTGCCATTTTGTAAAAGGCAGCGAGCTTGCAAACTACCGCTTCAGCAAGGTTAAGGAGACGCTTGACAAGCTTCAGCTTGAATCCGACAGATGCCAGCTTGTGCAGGTCTCCATATCAGAATACGACAAGCTCCCTGAAATGATAAACACCTTTGTTGAGAGGGTTGAAGAAATTGGTCCCAATCCGTTTAAGGAATTATAA
- a CDS encoding CoB--CoM heterodisulfide reductase iron-sulfur subunit A family protein, whose protein sequence is MAEKKKVLVVGGGFSGLTAAVETAEAGSDVVIIEKTPFLGGRVTQLNKYFPKLCPPNCGLEINFKRIKNNADISFYTLAEVEKVCGQEGNYDVTVKLSPRFINDKCVGCNACAEACPVEMPNEFNFGMDKTKAAYITHNQAFPFKYAIDGKHCKGASCAKCIAVCKYDAIDLNMKPETISLKVSSIILAAGWNPYDVSKLDNLGAGKIKNVITNMQMERLASPNGPTAGKILRPSDGKEVKNIAFVQCAGSRDENHLPYCSYICCMASLKQATYIREQYPESKARIFYIDIRTPGRYEQFYWKVKDDPNVTLTKGKVAKITEDSATGDVSVVVEDVLAGRKITEKYDMVVLAAGMVPSTKDSAIHADISYTDDGFVVPSSLKKGMYAVGTLKSPVDVAKSVQDATGVAMKSIHVAGRSK, encoded by the coding sequence ATGGCAGAAAAGAAAAAAGTTCTGGTCGTAGGCGGAGGATTCAGCGGGCTTACCGCGGCGGTTGAAACCGCAGAGGCAGGCTCTGACGTAGTTATCATAGAGAAAACCCCGTTTTTGGGCGGAAGGGTCACGCAATTAAATAAATATTTTCCAAAGCTGTGTCCCCCGAACTGCGGGCTTGAGATTAATTTCAAGAGGATAAAGAACAATGCGGACATTTCTTTTTATACGCTTGCAGAGGTTGAGAAGGTTTGCGGGCAGGAAGGGAATTATGATGTGACTGTAAAACTCAGTCCCCGGTTCATAAACGACAAGTGCGTGGGATGCAATGCCTGCGCCGAGGCTTGTCCTGTTGAAATGCCAAATGAATTCAATTTCGGCATGGATAAGACAAAGGCGGCATACATCACGCACAATCAGGCCTTTCCTTTTAAATATGCAATAGACGGAAAGCACTGCAAGGGTGCGTCATGCGCAAAATGCATTGCTGTGTGCAAGTATGATGCGATAGATTTAAACATGAAGCCTGAAACAATCAGCCTGAAGGTCAGTTCAATTATCCTTGCGGCAGGCTGGAACCCCTATGATGTGTCAAAGCTTGATAATCTCGGAGCGGGAAAGATAAAAAATGTGATAACCAATATGCAGATGGAGCGCCTTGCATCTCCCAACGGCCCGACAGCAGGGAAGATTCTGAGACCCTCTGACGGCAAGGAGGTCAAAAACATTGCATTTGTCCAATGTGCAGGCTCAAGGGATGAAAACCACCTGCCATACTGTTCATATATCTGCTGTATGGCTTCATTAAAGCAGGCGACTTATATCAGGGAGCAGTATCCTGAGTCAAAGGCGCGGATTTTTTACATAGACATAAGAACGCCCGGAAGGTATGAGCAGTTTTACTGGAAGGTCAAGGACGACCCGAATGTAACGCTCACAAAGGGAAAGGTTGCAAAGATTACCGAGGACAGCGCAACAGGAGACGTAAGCGTGGTTGTGGAGGATGTGCTCGCAGGCAGGAAGATTACAGAGAAATATGACATGGTCGTGCTTGCCGCAGGCATGGTGCCTTCAACAAAGGATTCAGCGATACATGCTGATATTTCATACACTGATGATGGTTTTGTGGTGCCGTCTTCACTGAAAAAAGGCATGTATGCGGTTGGAACTTTAAAAAGCCCTGTTGATGTCGCAAAATCAGTTCAGGATGCGACAGGGGTAGCAATGAAAAGCATTCACGTCGCAGGGAGGTCAAAATAG
- a CDS encoding adenylyl-sulfate reductase subunit alpha, with translation MEKETCTFSYCKRPEVTEVECDLLIMGGGMAGCGAAYEACRWANEKGLKVVLVDKAATDRSGAVAMGLSAINTYIGENKVEDYVRYVRNDLMGIIREDLVFDLGRHVDDSVQLFEEWGLPIWKKGDDGFSLDGFQAKDAGKASLKDGGMPVRSGKWQIMINGESYKVVVAEAAKKALQTNREKTGMAQNHFERVFIVKAVKDTNGKNVAAAIGFSTRENKIYSFKAKAMICATAGAVNCFRPRSVGEGMGRTWYPVFSCGSGYAFGMQAGAELTLMENRFVPARFKDGYGPVGAWFLFFKAKATDSYGNDYCADKEYFDDAVARYGDYAKGLGTAIRNHLMMRAMKDGRGPILMQTPAAMAALGTAFKEKLGDKEGAKKMKHLEAEAWEDFLDMAIGQASLWAAKNIEPDKSVSEIMPTEPYLLGSHAGCAGFWVSGPGDLPGTPAHYSWGYNRMSTVPGLFMAGDVVGASGHKFSSGSHAEGRQAAKAAIAYILDNASYKPSPKLSLDEIAAELYMPFEIYEKHKTYTTEPGVNPNYIGPKALQARLMKISDEYFGGVATWYMTSKTMLEEGLRLLEMLKEDACKMAAKDLHELLRCFENYHRILSVEAHARHILFREESRYPGYYYRGDHNKIDDANWKCFTNSRYDAETNKWELKKVPYVQMVK, from the coding sequence ATGGAAAAAGAAACCTGTACATTTTCATATTGTAAGAGACCCGAAGTAACAGAAGTTGAATGTGATCTCCTGATCATGGGCGGCGGTATGGCCGGCTGCGGCGCAGCTTATGAGGCATGCCGCTGGGCCAATGAAAAGGGACTGAAGGTGGTCCTCGTTGACAAAGCCGCAACAGACAGAAGCGGCGCGGTTGCAATGGGTCTGTCAGCCATCAATACCTATATCGGTGAGAACAAAGTTGAAGACTATGTAAGATATGTCAGAAACGACCTTATGGGCATTATCAGAGAAGACCTGGTGTTTGACCTCGGAAGGCACGTTGATGACAGCGTCCAGCTCTTTGAGGAGTGGGGGCTTCCTATCTGGAAAAAAGGCGATGACGGTTTTTCGCTTGACGGATTTCAGGCAAAGGATGCAGGAAAGGCATCACTGAAGGACGGCGGCATGCCGGTCAGGTCAGGTAAATGGCAGATAATGATCAATGGCGAATCCTATAAAGTTGTTGTTGCAGAAGCTGCAAAGAAGGCGCTTCAGACCAACCGTGAAAAAACCGGTATGGCGCAGAACCATTTTGAAAGGGTTTTCATCGTGAAGGCCGTAAAGGACACAAACGGCAAGAACGTGGCAGCAGCTATAGGATTCAGCACGAGAGAAAATAAGATTTACTCCTTCAAGGCAAAGGCAATGATCTGCGCGACTGCCGGAGCAGTCAACTGCTTCAGGCCGAGGTCGGTTGGTGAAGGTATGGGAAGGACCTGGTACCCGGTATTTAGCTGCGGTTCAGGATACGCCTTCGGAATGCAGGCCGGCGCTGAGCTGACATTAATGGAGAACAGATTCGTACCTGCAAGATTTAAAGACGGATATGGTCCTGTCGGCGCCTGGTTCTTGTTCTTCAAAGCAAAGGCTACAGACAGCTATGGCAACGATTACTGTGCGGACAAGGAATATTTTGATGACGCAGTTGCCAGATATGGAGACTATGCAAAAGGTCTCGGCACGGCTATAAGAAACCATCTCATGATGCGGGCTATGAAGGACGGCAGAGGCCCGATCCTTATGCAGACCCCTGCGGCTATGGCAGCATTAGGCACAGCCTTTAAAGAGAAACTTGGCGACAAAGAAGGCGCCAAGAAAATGAAACACCTTGAGGCAGAGGCATGGGAAGACTTCCTTGACATGGCTATCGGACAGGCGTCTCTCTGGGCGGCAAAGAATATTGAGCCGGATAAGTCTGTTTCCGAAATCATGCCGACAGAGCCGTATCTCTTAGGTTCACACGCAGGCTGCGCGGGATTCTGGGTAAGCGGACCCGGCGATCTTCCCGGCACACCGGCACATTACAGTTGGGGATATAACAGGATGTCTACCGTACCCGGTCTCTTTATGGCAGGCGACGTTGTAGGCGCCTCAGGCCACAAATTCTCATCCGGTTCTCATGCAGAAGGCAGGCAGGCGGCAAAGGCTGCAATAGCTTACATCCTTGATAATGCAAGCTATAAGCCATCACCAAAACTGTCTCTTGACGAAATCGCAGCTGAACTGTATATGCCGTTTGAGATTTATGAAAAACACAAAACCTATACAACCGAACCAGGCGTCAATCCTAACTATATCGGACCAAAAGCTCTCCAGGCAAGATTGATGAAGATCTCTGATGAATACTTTGGCGGTGTAGCCACATGGTACATGACCTCAAAGACCATGCTTGAGGAAGGTTTAAGACTGCTTGAGATGCTTAAAGAGGATGCATGCAAAATGGCAGCAAAAGACCTCCATGAGCTCTTAAGGTGCTTTGAAAACTACCACAGAATTCTGTCGGTAGAGGCGCATGCAAGGCATATCCTCTTCAGGGAAGAATCCAGATATCCGGGTTACTACTACAGAGGCGACCACAACAAGATTGATGATGCGAACTGGAAATGCTTTACAAACTCCAGGTATGATGCAGAGACTAACAAATGGGAGTTAAAGAAAGTACCATACGTTCAGATGGTTAAGTAG
- the aprB gene encoding adenylyl-sulfate reductase subunit beta, which yields MPSFVITEKCDGCKAQDKTACQYICPHDLMALDREKMKAYNQEPEQCWECFNCVKICPQQAIEVRGYSDFVPLGSSTIPLRGTDSIMWTIKFRNGILKRFKFPIRTTVEGSVDPYKGKPAPDFSTIKQPGFFNSPARKE from the coding sequence ATGCCAAGTTTTGTAATCACAGAAAAATGTGACGGCTGCAAGGCGCAGGATAAGACTGCATGTCAGTATATTTGTCCTCATGATTTGATGGCCCTGGACAGAGAAAAGATGAAGGCTTACAATCAGGAACCCGAGCAGTGCTGGGAGTGCTTTAACTGTGTAAAAATATGCCCTCAGCAGGCTATAGAAGTAAGGGGGTATTCAGACTTCGTTCCCCTCGGCTCCAGTACCATCCCTTTGAGAGGCACTGACTCCATTATGTGGACAATTAAATTTAGGAATGGAATTCTGAAGAGATTCAAATTCCCCATCAGAACTACCGTAGAAGGTTCCGTTGATCCATATAAAGGAAAACCGGCGCCTGACTTCTCAACTATTAAACAACCCGGGTTTTTTAATAGCCCGGCAAGGAAAGAATAA
- the sat gene encoding sulfate adenylyltransferase, producing the protein MSLVNPHGKAKKLKPLLLEGQELAEEKKKAKTLLEVRTASRETGDLIMMGIGGFTPLTGFMGHDDWKGVCDNYKMADGTFWPIPVTLSTSEGQANSIKNGQEIALIDEESGELMATMKVQDKYKIDKAHECKQVFKTTDMEHPGVAKVMGQEEVNLSGTVKVLSEGMFPKQFAGVYMRPAETRKIFEAKGWSTVACLQLRNPMHRSHEYLAKIAIETCDGVLIHQLLGKLKSGDIPAEVRVKAIDKLTELYFVKDTSIQAGYPLDMRYAGPREALLHALFRQNYGCSHQIIGRDHAGVGEYYGPFDAQKIFDEIPKDALETKPLKIDWTFYCTKCDGMSSMRTCCHGKEDRMLLSGTKLRKMLSEGETVPDHFSRPEVLEILREYYSGLTEKVEIKTHKYSEGIK; encoded by the coding sequence ATGTCACTTGTAAATCCGCACGGCAAAGCAAAAAAATTAAAGCCCCTTTTGCTTGAGGGCCAGGAGCTTGCAGAGGAAAAGAAAAAGGCGAAGACTCTTCTTGAGGTAAGGACCGCTTCAAGGGAGACAGGCGACCTCATAATGATGGGCATCGGAGGATTCACTCCGCTTACGGGCTTTATGGGACACGACGACTGGAAGGGTGTTTGTGATAATTATAAAATGGCAGACGGAACTTTCTGGCCTATTCCTGTGACGCTTTCCACATCGGAGGGACAGGCTAACAGCATAAAGAATGGACAGGAAATAGCCCTTATAGATGAAGAATCCGGCGAACTTATGGCCACAATGAAGGTTCAGGATAAATACAAAATAGACAAGGCGCATGAATGCAAGCAGGTCTTTAAGACGACTGATATGGAACACCCCGGAGTGGCAAAGGTAATGGGGCAGGAAGAAGTAAACTTAAGCGGCACGGTTAAGGTGTTAAGCGAGGGAATGTTCCCGAAGCAGTTTGCGGGAGTTTATATGAGGCCTGCTGAGACCAGAAAAATATTTGAGGCAAAAGGCTGGAGCACGGTTGCATGCCTTCAGTTAAGGAACCCCATGCACAGGTCTCACGAATATCTTGCAAAGATTGCAATTGAGACATGCGACGGCGTACTGATTCATCAGCTTTTGGGAAAATTAAAATCCGGCGATATACCGGCAGAAGTCAGGGTAAAGGCGATAGACAAATTGACAGAGCTTTACTTTGTAAAGGATACAAGCATTCAGGCCGGCTATCCGCTTGACATGAGATATGCAGGACCCCGCGAGGCATTACTGCATGCATTGTTCAGGCAGAACTACGGCTGCAGCCATCAGATTATCGGGCGCGACCATGCAGGCGTCGGTGAATACTACGGTCCGTTTGATGCACAGAAGATATTTGATGAGATACCAAAGGATGCCCTTGAGACAAAGCCGTTGAAAATAGACTGGACGTTCTACTGTACAAAGTGCGACGGCATGTCATCAATGAGGACCTGCTGCCACGGCAAGGAAGACAGGATGCTTCTTAGCGGCACAAAGTTAAGGAAGATGCTTTCAGAGGGAGAGACCGTTCCCGACCACTTCAGCCGTCCTGAGGTTCTGGAGATATTAAGGGAATACTATTCAGGTCTGACAGAGAAGGTTGAGATAAAGACCCACAAATATTCAGAAGGAATAAAATAA
- a CDS encoding adenylate kinase, which produces MRLVLLGAPGAGKGTQAKKLIEKYGIPQISTGDILRKAVADGTPLGKEAKSYMDKGELVPDKVVIGLIEDRLKQPDCKKGFILDGFPRNTAQAETLDAMLKKLNMPLDSALSVEVPKDDLMKRLTGRRTCRGCQQMYNVYFSPSKKNTVCDKCGGELFQRDDDKEETIKRRLDVYEAQTAPLIDYYKKGGILKSVMGTGGIDDIFNKVCSLLGK; this is translated from the coding sequence ATGAGACTTGTATTGTTAGGTGCGCCGGGTGCCGGCAAAGGGACTCAGGCAAAAAAACTTATTGAGAAATACGGCATCCCACAGATATCTACCGGTGATATCCTCAGAAAGGCAGTAGCAGACGGAACCCCGCTCGGCAAAGAGGCAAAGTCTTATATGGACAAGGGGGAACTCGTGCCGGATAAGGTCGTCATAGGACTGATTGAGGACCGGCTGAAACAGCCGGACTGCAAGAAGGGTTTTATACTTGACGGATTCCCGCGCAATACCGCGCAGGCCGAGACGCTTGATGCAATGCTGAAGAAACTGAACATGCCTCTTGATTCAGCCTTAAGCGTTGAGGTCCCAAAAGACGACCTCATGAAAAGACTTACCGGCAGAAGGACCTGCAGGGGCTGTCAGCAGATGTATAACGTATATTTTTCCCCGTCCAAAAAGAACACAGTGTGCGACAAATGCGGGGGAGAGCTTTTCCAGAGGGATGATGACAAGGAAGAAACGATAAAAAGAAGGCTTGATGTGTACGAGGCCCAGACTGCGCCGCTGATTGATTATTACAAAAAAGGCGGAATACTGAAATCGGTAATGGGCACCGGCGGCATTGATGATATTTTCAATAAGGTATGCAGTTTGCTGGGAAAATAA
- a CDS encoding ATP-binding protein: protein MAISQSIEGSFQLIGGNFDNAGEASIKLKQELARLGLNEEIIRRVAIVTFEAEINVIIYAAAGWLHYAITLEQIKIKVEDMGPGIENIELAMQEGYSTAPDWVRELGWGAGMGLPNMKKNSDEFKIDSVVGEGTTVEMVINIK, encoded by the coding sequence ATGGCTATTTCTCAATCAATAGAAGGAAGTTTTCAGCTTATCGGAGGCAATTTTGACAATGCCGGCGAGGCGTCAATTAAATTGAAGCAGGAGCTTGCGCGTCTTGGATTGAATGAGGAAATCATACGAAGGGTTGCAATCGTGACCTTTGAGGCTGAGATAAATGTAATAATTTACGCCGCGGCCGGCTGGCTTCATTATGCCATCACACTGGAGCAGATAAAAATTAAAGTGGAAGATATGGGGCCCGGCATTGAAAATATTGAACTGGCGATGCAGGAAGGCTATTCCACCGCGCCGGACTGGGTAAGGGAGCTGGGCTGGGGCGCAGGCATGGGGCTTCCGAATATGAAAAAAAACTCGGATGAATTTAAGATTGACTCGGTTGTCGGCGAAGGGACCACGGTTGAGATGGTGATAAATATTAAATAA
- a CDS encoding serine kinase: protein MKLNDIVNKLPLKVNSYSDGLQKDVSGGYSSDLLSDVLANSREGNVWITLQTNLNIVAVASVKNLAGIIIVSSKKPPEETLKKAEEEKITIMTTSMPAFETAGRIYQLLQGKNV, encoded by the coding sequence GTGAAACTTAACGATATTGTCAATAAACTGCCTCTGAAAGTTAACTCATACAGCGACGGGCTTCAGAAAGATGTAAGCGGCGGATATTCAAGCGACCTGCTTTCAGATGTACTGGCAAACAGCAGGGAAGGTAATGTCTGGATTACACTTCAGACTAACTTAAATATAGTTGCCGTCGCAAGCGTAAAAAACCTTGCAGGCATAATCATTGTCAGCAGTAAAAAGCCTCCGGAGGAGACACTGAAAAAAGCAGAGGAGGAAAAAATTACAATTATGACAACCTCCATGCCGGCATTTGAAACAGCAGGGAGAATTTATCAGCTTCTACAAGGAAAAAACGTTTAA
- a CDS encoding PHP domain-containing protein — METLRTFKADLHIHTCLSPCADIGITPSTIVKRAIEKGIDIIAVTDHNSAENTAAAKKAAEGTGLTVLAGMEIASSEEAHILALFDDIEGIMRLQDIVYMNLMPGKNDEKRFGYQIVADENDVVLGFNKRLLIGAALLTAHSIVKIIHLFGGLAIASHIDRSFFSVISQFGFIPEDIKFDALEISFRLSREEAERKFREYNHIPWISASDSHRIDDIGARTSTFFIKEPTIAELSSAFKNIDGRKVEWG; from the coding sequence ATGGAAACGCTCCGGACATTCAAGGCTGACCTGCACATCCATACATGCCTGTCTCCGTGCGCTGACATCGGCATAACGCCTTCAACAATTGTGAAACGGGCAATTGAAAAAGGCATAGACATCATTGCCGTCACGGACCACAATTCCGCTGAAAATACTGCGGCGGCAAAAAAAGCCGCAGAAGGCACAGGGCTTACGGTCCTTGCCGGAATGGAAATCGCCTCTTCGGAAGAGGCTCACATTTTGGCGCTCTTTGATGACATTGAAGGCATCATGAGACTTCAGGATATAGTTTATATGAATCTGATGCCCGGAAAAAATGACGAAAAGAGATTCGGCTATCAAATAGTCGCGGATGAAAATGACGTAGTGCTGGGTTTCAACAAACGCCTGCTTATAGGAGCCGCATTACTGACCGCCCATTCAATAGTAAAAATAATTCATCTGTTCGGAGGGCTTGCAATAGCATCGCATATTGACAGGAGTTTTTTCAGCGTCATATCCCAGTTCGGCTTCATCCCCGAGGATATAAAATTTGATGCGCTGGAGATATCTTTCAGGCTGTCACGGGAAGAGGCCGAGAGAAAATTCAGGGAATATAACCATATCCCGTGGATATCAGCGTCTGATTCGCATAGGATAGACGACATCGGCGCAAGGACCTCAACATTTTTCATAAAAGAACCTACAATAGCCGAGCTATCTTCCGCCTTTAAAAATATTGACGGAAGAAAAGTGGAGTGGGGGTAG
- a CDS encoding ATP-binding protein, producing MEDLSLHILDVIENSINADATKIRLTITEDTGKNLFSVEIADNGRGMDEKTIKMAYDPFFTTKAKRTGLGIPFLADAAREAGGDISIKSERGQGTTITANFRHDHIDRKPLGEIEKTIMVLIAASPHIDFTFEFKRNDKTYIIDTAEIKEKMGDVPVNDPEIINFIKDGIRQWLKDT from the coding sequence ATGGAAGACCTTTCATTACACATTCTTGACGTCATAGAAAATTCAATAAACGCTGACGCGACAAAAATCCGGCTGACGATAACTGAAGACACCGGCAAAAATCTCTTCAGCGTGGAAATAGCCGATAACGGCAGGGGAATGGATGAGAAAACAATAAAAATGGCTTATGACCCCTTTTTCACGACAAAAGCAAAGCGCACAGGGCTTGGCATCCCGTTTTTAGCAGATGCGGCAAGAGAAGCCGGCGGGGATATTTCCATCAAATCGGAAAGGGGCCAGGGCACAACCATCACCGCAAATTTCCGGCATGACCACATTGACAGAAAACCACTTGGAGAAATTGAAAAAACCATAATGGTTTTAATCGCCGCCAGTCCTCACATTGACTTCACATTTGAATTCAAAAGAAATGACAAAACCTATATAATTGATACGGCAGAAATTAAGGAAAAAATGGGGGATGTTCCTGTGAATGACCCTGAGATAATAAATTTTATTAAAGACGGTATAAGGCAGTGGCTAAAAGATACATAG